Proteins from a single region of Streptomyces sp. HUAS 15-9:
- a CDS encoding SpoIIE family protein phosphatase — protein MIDMHGATPRGSGSEALPEAAAPATAVVDAQGIVTDWSAGAERLLGYPRQEVVGRPVHRLLGSDADAEKSLHAALGGRSRTTLLRHRDGRHVEVQLHAYPSFDGKGRSQQLVVATPPEQVPSDLATAEEAFAQCHLPVMVYDSALRAVRASAGATRELGMSEEQMRGRRVTDILPPHICRSVEDGMRRVFVTGEPERFHVRGRTRPEARERVWSITVSPLRTPAGQVRHVELSALDVTEQHLARERLALLNDVSTQVGSTLDVTRTAQEMADVAVGRLADFVTIDLLDGLFHGIEPTPSFSGMVALRRVAQQSVLPGVPEALIRPGDVDEYPQSAPPVRCLATGRPSLHRTLDEAVRSWQEADPERAGIVRAFGIHSLMVIPLRARGITLGVAVLVRHRRQHPFEEDDLLLAEEIGARAAVAVDNARRYTLERNTALALQRSLLPHRLAAQEAVEVAYRYLPARTRAGLGGDWFDVIPLSGARVALVVGDVVGHGLQASAAMGRLRTAVRTLADVDLPADELLTHLDDLVTHLAAQQDGSEEDGSDLEMPTDFVATCLYVVYDPVSRRCAAASAGHPPPAVVTTDGTADLVELPPGPPLGVGGLPFETVEWDLPPGSLLALYTDGLIQGSEHDLGTGLALLRRCLERPAESLEAICDSVIHTLLPAQPQDDVALLVARTRALDASQVATWDLPSDPAAVAGARAEVLARLTAWHLPDVTFTAELVVSELVTNAIRYGQSPIQLRLIRDRTLICEVSDGTSTAPHLRRARTFDEGGRGLLLVARFAERWGTRHHANGKTIWAEIELSGKGA, from the coding sequence ATGATCGACATGCACGGTGCCACCCCACGCGGCAGCGGCTCCGAAGCGCTTCCGGAGGCTGCCGCCCCAGCCACCGCGGTCGTCGACGCGCAGGGGATCGTCACCGACTGGAGCGCGGGTGCGGAGCGTCTGCTCGGCTACCCGCGCCAGGAGGTCGTGGGCCGCCCCGTGCACCGTCTGCTGGGCTCGGACGCCGACGCCGAGAAGAGCCTGCACGCCGCTCTCGGCGGGCGGAGCAGGACGACCCTGCTCCGCCACCGGGACGGCCGGCACGTGGAAGTGCAACTGCACGCGTACCCGTCCTTCGACGGCAAGGGCCGCTCCCAGCAGCTCGTCGTGGCCACACCGCCGGAGCAGGTGCCGTCGGACCTGGCGACGGCCGAGGAAGCGTTCGCGCAGTGCCATCTGCCCGTGATGGTGTACGACTCCGCCCTGCGGGCGGTGCGGGCGAGCGCCGGCGCCACACGCGAGCTCGGCATGAGCGAGGAACAGATGCGCGGTCGGCGGGTCACCGACATCCTGCCGCCCCACATCTGCCGGTCGGTCGAGGACGGCATGCGGCGCGTGTTCGTGACCGGAGAACCCGAACGGTTCCATGTGCGCGGCAGGACCCGGCCGGAGGCGCGCGAGCGGGTCTGGTCCATCACTGTGTCCCCGCTCAGGACCCCGGCAGGGCAGGTACGGCACGTCGAGCTGTCCGCGCTGGACGTCACCGAGCAGCACCTGGCCCGGGAGCGGCTCGCGCTGCTGAACGACGTCAGCACACAGGTGGGCAGCACCCTGGACGTGACGCGGACGGCCCAGGAGATGGCCGACGTGGCGGTGGGCCGGCTTGCCGACTTCGTCACCATCGACCTGCTGGACGGCCTCTTCCACGGCATCGAGCCGACACCCTCCTTCTCGGGCATGGTCGCCCTGCGTCGGGTGGCGCAGCAGTCCGTCCTGCCCGGTGTGCCCGAGGCGCTGATCCGGCCCGGGGACGTGGACGAATACCCGCAGTCCGCGCCGCCCGTCCGCTGTCTGGCCACCGGTCGGCCCTCGTTGCACCGCACCCTCGACGAAGCCGTCAGGAGCTGGCAGGAAGCCGACCCCGAGCGGGCGGGAATCGTCCGCGCGTTCGGCATCCACTCGCTCATGGTCATTCCGCTGCGTGCCCGCGGGATCACCCTCGGTGTGGCGGTCCTCGTACGTCACCGGCGCCAGCACCCCTTCGAGGAGGACGATCTCCTCCTCGCCGAGGAGATCGGCGCACGAGCCGCCGTGGCCGTGGACAACGCCCGGCGCTACACCCTCGAACGCAACACCGCCCTGGCCCTGCAGCGCAGCCTGCTCCCCCACCGGCTGGCCGCCCAGGAAGCGGTCGAGGTGGCCTACCGCTACCTTCCGGCCCGCACGCGTGCGGGGCTGGGCGGGGACTGGTTCGACGTGATCCCGCTGTCGGGCGCCCGGGTCGCACTGGTCGTCGGAGACGTGGTGGGACACGGCCTGCAGGCCTCCGCGGCCATGGGGCGCCTGCGGACCGCGGTACGCACGCTGGCCGACGTCGACCTTCCCGCCGACGAGCTCCTCACGCATCTCGACGACCTGGTCACCCACCTCGCAGCACAGCAGGACGGCAGCGAGGAGGACGGGTCCGACCTGGAGATGCCCACCGATTTCGTCGCCACCTGCCTGTACGTGGTCTACGACCCGGTCTCGCGCCGGTGTGCGGCCGCCTCCGCGGGCCACCCCCCGCCCGCCGTCGTCACGACGGACGGCACGGCCGACCTGGTCGAGCTGCCTCCCGGCCCGCCGCTGGGTGTGGGCGGCCTGCCCTTCGAAACCGTCGAGTGGGACCTGCCCCCGGGCAGCCTCCTCGCCCTCTACACCGACGGCCTGATCCAAGGCAGCGAGCACGACCTGGGCACCGGCCTCGCGCTGCTGCGCCGGTGCCTCGAGCGGCCCGCCGAATCACTGGAGGCCATCTGCGACAGCGTGATCCACACCCTGCTCCCCGCACAGCCGCAGGACGACGTCGCCCTGCTGGTCGCCCGCACCCGGGCCCTCGACGCGAGTCAGGTGGCCACCTGGGACCTGCCCTCCGACCCGGCCGCGGTCGCGGGTGCCCGCGCGGAGGTCCTGGCCCGGCTGACCGCGTGGCATCTGCCGGATGTGACCTTCACGGCCGAACTGGTGGTCAGCGAGCTCGTCACGAACGCGATCCGCTACGGGCAGTCGCCCATCCAACTGCGTCTGATCCGCGACCGCACCCTCATCTGCGAGGTGTCCGACGGCACCAGCACCGCCCCGCACCTGCGCCGCGCCCGCACCTTCGACGAGGGCGGCCGTGGCCTGCTGCTCGTCGCCCGGTTCGCCGAACGCTGGGGCACCCGGCACCACGCGAACGGGAAGACCATCTGGGCGGAGATCGAACTTTCCGGCAAGGGGGCGTGA
- the adhE gene encoding bifunctional acetaldehyde-CoA/alcohol dehydrogenase yields MTRHDAGIEATATAGAPSDIAIAVDQLVNQGLKALADYEAFTQEQIDHIVKKASVAALDQHTALARLAVEETGRGVFEDKAAKNMFACEHVTHSIAPMKTVGVIARDDIEDMTEVAEPVGVVCAITPVTNPTSTTVFKALMALKTRNPVVFAFHPSAQRCSTEAARIVRDAAIAAGAPEHCIQWIETPSVEATSVLMRHPGVSLILATGGNAMVRAAYSAGKPALGVGAGNVPAYVHRSAKLRRAVNDLVLSKSFDNGMICASEQAVILDEEVYDAALAEFRTLHAHLATAEEKAKLEAFLFPGQAANSGCEPKVNAAAVGQSPVWIAEQAGFTVPADTSLILVQAEHVGPDEPLTREKLCPVLAVLRAGSQAQGFDLAADMVAFHGQGHSAVIHTEDRTIAEAYGRRLKTVRIIVNSPSSQGAIGGIYNNLLPSLTLGCGSWGHTSVSNNVSAAQLLNIKRVGARRNNLQWFKVPPKIYFEPQSIRYLASMPDVHRVTIVTDATMTRLGFVDRVTRVLQRRHEPTTIQVIDNVEPEPSIESVRRGARLMHDFRPDTIIALGGGSPMDAAKVMWLLYEHPDIDFADMRQKFSDIRKRAFRFPVLGARARLVCIPTTSGTGAEVTPFAVISDPATGKKYPLADYALTPSVAIVDPLLTTELPPALAADSGFDALTHAIETYVSVYANDFTDGLALHAIRLVFENIEAAVNDRTGRPDAREKMHNAGTIAGMAFGNAFLGIVHAMSHTLGASFHIAHGRTNAVLLPHVIRYNGTIPTKLTGWPKYESYRAPERFQDIARTLGLPAGTPQEGVESLAAAVERLRDAVGIEPSFQALGIDERSFLDALPQQALNAYEDQCAPANPRMPMLDDMQDIMRTAYYGAVRNRPDTGRGRKTPA; encoded by the coding sequence ATGACCCGTCACGACGCCGGAATCGAGGCCACGGCCACCGCCGGGGCGCCGTCCGACATCGCCATCGCCGTGGACCAGTTGGTCAACCAGGGACTCAAGGCACTGGCCGACTACGAGGCCTTCACACAGGAGCAGATCGACCACATCGTCAAGAAGGCCTCGGTCGCCGCCCTGGACCAGCACACGGCGCTGGCCCGTCTCGCGGTCGAGGAGACGGGGCGCGGCGTCTTCGAGGACAAGGCGGCCAAGAACATGTTCGCGTGCGAGCACGTCACGCACAGCATCGCGCCCATGAAGACCGTCGGTGTGATCGCCCGTGACGACATCGAGGACATGACCGAGGTGGCCGAACCCGTCGGCGTGGTCTGCGCGATCACGCCCGTCACCAACCCGACCTCCACCACCGTCTTCAAGGCCCTGATGGCGCTGAAGACCCGCAACCCGGTCGTCTTCGCCTTCCACCCCTCGGCACAGCGGTGCAGCACCGAGGCGGCGCGGATCGTACGGGACGCGGCCATCGCCGCCGGCGCGCCGGAGCACTGCATCCAGTGGATCGAGACCCCGTCGGTCGAAGCGACCAGCGTCCTGATGCGGCACCCCGGCGTCTCCCTGATCCTCGCCACCGGCGGCAACGCCATGGTCAGGGCCGCCTATTCGGCGGGCAAGCCGGCCCTCGGCGTCGGCGCGGGCAACGTCCCCGCCTATGTGCACAGGAGCGCGAAGCTGCGCCGGGCCGTCAATGACCTGGTGCTGTCGAAGTCCTTCGACAACGGCATGATCTGCGCCTCCGAACAGGCCGTCATCCTGGACGAGGAGGTCTACGACGCGGCACTGGCCGAGTTCCGCACCCTGCACGCCCATCTGGCGACCGCCGAGGAGAAGGCGAAGCTGGAGGCGTTCCTGTTCCCCGGCCAGGCCGCGAACTCGGGGTGCGAACCCAAGGTCAACGCCGCGGCCGTCGGCCAGAGCCCGGTGTGGATCGCCGAACAGGCCGGCTTCACCGTGCCCGCCGACACCTCGCTGATCCTCGTCCAGGCCGAACACGTCGGTCCGGACGAGCCGTTGACCCGCGAGAAGCTCTGCCCGGTGCTCGCCGTGCTGCGCGCCGGCTCGCAGGCGCAGGGCTTCGACCTCGCCGCCGACATGGTCGCCTTCCACGGGCAGGGCCACAGCGCCGTCATCCACACGGAGGACCGTACGATCGCCGAGGCCTACGGGCGGCGGCTGAAGACCGTACGGATCATCGTCAACTCCCCGTCCTCGCAGGGTGCCATAGGCGGCATCTACAACAACCTGCTGCCGTCGCTCACCCTCGGCTGCGGCTCATGGGGGCATACATCGGTGTCCAACAACGTCTCCGCCGCCCAGCTGCTGAACATCAAGCGGGTCGGCGCGCGCCGCAACAATCTGCAGTGGTTCAAGGTGCCCCCGAAGATCTATTTCGAGCCGCAGTCCATCCGCTATCTGGCCTCCATGCCGGACGTGCACCGTGTCACGATCGTCACGGACGCCACGATGACCCGCCTCGGCTTCGTCGACCGCGTCACCCGTGTCCTGCAGCGGCGCCACGAGCCGACGACGATCCAGGTCATCGACAACGTGGAACCGGAGCCGAGCATCGAATCCGTGCGGCGCGGCGCCCGCCTGATGCACGACTTCCGCCCGGACACGATCATCGCGCTCGGCGGCGGCTCGCCGATGGACGCCGCCAAGGTGATGTGGCTGCTGTACGAGCACCCGGACATCGACTTCGCCGACATGCGGCAGAAGTTCTCCGACATCCGCAAGCGCGCCTTCCGCTTCCCGGTGCTGGGTGCCCGGGCCCGCCTGGTCTGCATCCCCACCACGTCGGGCACCGGCGCCGAGGTCACCCCCTTCGCGGTGATCTCCGACCCGGCCACCGGCAAGAAGTACCCGCTGGCCGACTACGCGCTGACGCCCAGCGTTGCCATCGTCGACCCGCTGCTCACCACGGAGCTGCCGCCCGCGCTGGCCGCCGACAGCGGGTTCGACGCGCTCACCCACGCCATCGAGACGTATGTGTCCGTGTACGCGAACGACTTCACCGACGGCCTGGCCCTGCACGCGATCCGGCTCGTCTTCGAGAACATCGAGGCGGCGGTGAACGACCGCACGGGCCGTCCCGACGCGCGGGAGAAGATGCACAACGCCGGCACCATCGCCGGCATGGCCTTCGGCAATGCCTTCCTCGGCATCGTCCACGCCATGTCCCACACCCTCGGCGCCAGCTTCCACATCGCGCACGGCCGCACCAACGCGGTCCTCCTGCCGCACGTCATCCGCTACAACGGCACGATCCCCACGAAGCTCACCGGCTGGCCCAAGTACGAGAGCTACCGCGCCCCCGAACGCTTCCAGGACATCGCCCGCACCCTCGGGCTGCCCGCCGGCACCCCGCAGGAGGGCGTGGAGTCGCTGGCCGCCGCGGTGGAACGCCTCCGCGACGCCGTGGGCATCGAGCCGTCGTTCCAGGCCCTCGGCATCGACGAACGCTCTTTCCTCGACGCCCTGCCCCAGCAGGCCCTGAACGCGTACGAGGACCAGTGCGCACCCGCCAACCCGCGGATGCCGATGCTCGACGACATGCAGGACATCATGCGCACCGCGTACTACGGCGCCGTACGGAACCGGCCGGACACGGGCCGGGGCCGCAAGACCCCGGCCTGA
- a CDS encoding response regulator, with protein sequence MTQTRTFTEQDPIRVFLLDDHEVVRRGLTDLLDAEPDISVVGDAGTVQQALARGPALRPHVAVLDVRLPDGDGITVCRELRSQMPELACLMLTSFDDQDALLDAIMAGASGYVLKQIKGSDLISAVRTVASGQSMLDPATTARLMRSLRTEPVSTPEVPAELASLSPREREILALIGDGLTNREIGRKLYLSEKTVKNHISRMLAKLGVQRRVQAAVLASHLEQPDSQDRPPQR encoded by the coding sequence ATGACGCAGACACGCACTTTCACAGAGCAGGACCCGATCCGCGTGTTCCTGCTCGACGACCACGAGGTCGTACGACGCGGCCTGACCGACCTGCTCGACGCGGAGCCCGACATCTCGGTCGTCGGTGACGCCGGCACCGTCCAGCAGGCACTCGCCCGGGGCCCCGCCCTGCGGCCGCACGTCGCCGTCCTCGACGTCCGTCTCCCCGACGGCGACGGCATCACGGTCTGCCGGGAGCTGCGCAGCCAGATGCCGGAACTCGCGTGTCTGATGCTGACCTCGTTCGACGACCAGGACGCGCTGCTGGACGCGATCATGGCCGGGGCGTCGGGCTATGTCCTCAAGCAGATCAAGGGCTCCGACCTGATCTCGGCGGTGCGCACCGTCGCCTCGGGCCAGTCGATGCTGGACCCCGCGACCACGGCCCGCCTGATGCGCTCGCTGCGCACCGAGCCCGTGAGCACCCCGGAGGTGCCGGCCGAGCTGGCGAGCCTGTCGCCGCGCGAGCGGGAGATCCTCGCCCTGATCGGCGACGGCCTGACCAACCGCGAGATCGGCAGGAAGCTCTACCTGTCCGAGAAGACGGTCAAGAACCACATCTCACGGATGCTGGCCAAGCTGGGCGTGCAGCGCCGCGTCCAGGCCGCTGTCCTCGCCTCCCACCTGGAACAACCCGATTCCCAGGACCGTCCGCCTCAGCGGTGA
- the pflB gene encoding formate C-acetyltransferase: MTATMSVGNRTTDAWRGFTGSHWREGIDVRDFVQANYTPYEGDARFLSGPTDRTRAVWAKVSALFPEERRRGILDVDTATPSTITSHAPGYIDRDRELIVGLQTDAPLKRAIMPAGGLRMVENGLKAYGYEPDPFVTKVFGTYRKTHNDGVFDAYTPEMRAARKAAVITGLPDAYGRGRIIGDYRRVALYGTDRLIEAKLAEKARLDGEPSTEHIIRDREELAEQIKALGELTRMAATYGCDVSRPATTAHEAVQWLYLAYLAAVKEQNGAAMSLGRTSTFLDVFLQRDLDEGIIDETRAQELVDDFVIKLRIVRFLRTPEYDALFSGDPTWVTESIGGIGTDGRPLVTRTSFRFLQTLYNLGPAPEPNLTVLWSPRLPSGFKRFCGQVSVDTSAVQYESDELMRPCTGDDTAIACCVSAMAVGRQMQFFGARVNLAKALLYAINGGRDEMTGEQIAPAAPPLTGEYLEYEELAAAYDRMLDWLARTYVNALNVIHYMHDKYAYERLEMALHDYPVHRFMACGIAGLSVAADSLSAVKHARVKVVRDATGLAVDYEVEGDYPAYGNNDDRADTLAVDLVDSFMAKVRKHPTYRDAEHTQSVLTITSNVVYGKHTGNTPDGRRAGQPFAPGANPMNGRDRHGVAASALSVAKLPYEHARDGISLTTTITPEGLGHRPEERAGNLVGILDAYTAAGGFHMNVNVLDRAKLEDAMEHPENYPDLTIRVSGYAVNFVRLTREQQLDVISRTFHGSL, encoded by the coding sequence ATGACCGCAACCATGTCAGTCGGGAACCGCACGACGGACGCCTGGCGCGGGTTCACGGGCAGCCACTGGCGCGAGGGCATCGACGTACGCGACTTCGTACAGGCCAACTACACCCCGTACGAGGGCGACGCCCGCTTCCTGAGCGGTCCGACCGACCGCACGCGCGCCGTCTGGGCCAAGGTGAGCGCGCTCTTCCCGGAAGAGCGGCGCAGGGGCATCCTCGACGTCGACACCGCCACCCCGTCGACCATCACCTCGCACGCGCCCGGCTACATCGACCGGGACCGCGAGCTGATCGTCGGCCTGCAGACGGACGCGCCCCTGAAGCGGGCGATCATGCCGGCCGGCGGGCTGCGGATGGTGGAAAACGGCCTCAAGGCGTACGGCTACGAGCCCGACCCCTTCGTGACCAAGGTCTTCGGCACCTACCGCAAGACCCACAACGACGGCGTCTTCGACGCCTACACCCCGGAGATGCGCGCCGCCCGCAAGGCCGCCGTCATCACCGGCCTCCCGGACGCCTACGGACGCGGCCGGATCATCGGCGACTACCGGCGCGTGGCGCTCTACGGCACCGACCGGCTGATCGAGGCCAAGCTGGCCGAAAAGGCCCGGCTGGACGGTGAGCCGTCGACCGAGCACATCATCCGCGACCGTGAGGAGCTCGCCGAACAGATCAAGGCACTGGGCGAGCTGACCCGCATGGCGGCGACATACGGCTGCGACGTCTCCCGCCCCGCCACCACCGCGCACGAGGCCGTCCAGTGGCTGTACCTCGCGTACCTGGCCGCGGTGAAGGAGCAGAACGGCGCCGCCATGTCGCTGGGCCGCACCTCGACCTTCCTGGACGTCTTCCTCCAGCGGGACCTGGACGAGGGGATCATCGACGAGACACGCGCCCAGGAACTGGTCGACGACTTCGTCATCAAGCTGCGGATCGTGCGCTTCCTGCGCACCCCCGAGTACGACGCCCTGTTCTCCGGCGACCCCACCTGGGTGACCGAGTCCATCGGCGGCATCGGAACGGACGGCCGCCCGCTGGTCACCCGCACCTCGTTCCGCTTCCTGCAGACCCTGTACAACCTGGGGCCCGCACCCGAGCCGAACCTGACCGTGCTGTGGTCGCCCCGGCTCCCGTCCGGCTTCAAGAGGTTCTGCGGACAGGTCTCGGTCGACACCAGTGCCGTCCAGTACGAGTCCGACGAGCTGATGCGACCGTGCACCGGCGACGACACCGCGATCGCCTGCTGCGTCTCCGCCATGGCGGTGGGACGGCAGATGCAGTTCTTCGGGGCGCGGGTCAACCTCGCCAAGGCACTGCTGTACGCGATCAACGGCGGCCGGGACGAGATGACCGGTGAACAGATCGCCCCCGCCGCACCGCCGCTGACGGGTGAGTACCTGGAGTACGAGGAGCTGGCCGCCGCGTACGACCGGATGCTCGACTGGCTGGCACGGACGTACGTCAACGCCCTCAACGTCATCCACTACATGCACGACAAGTACGCCTACGAGCGCCTCGAGATGGCCCTCCACGACTACCCCGTGCACCGCTTCATGGCCTGTGGCATCGCCGGTCTGTCCGTCGCCGCCGACAGCCTCTCCGCTGTCAAGCACGCGCGCGTGAAGGTCGTCCGGGACGCCACCGGACTCGCGGTGGACTACGAGGTGGAGGGGGACTACCCGGCGTACGGCAACAACGACGACCGCGCCGACACACTTGCCGTCGACCTGGTCGACTCCTTCATGGCGAAGGTGCGCAAGCACCCCACCTACCGCGACGCCGAACACACCCAGTCGGTCCTCACCATCACCTCCAACGTCGTCTACGGCAAGCACACCGGCAACACCCCCGACGGGCGGCGCGCCGGTCAGCCCTTCGCACCCGGCGCCAACCCGATGAACGGCCGCGACCGGCACGGAGTGGCCGCGTCCGCGCTCTCGGTGGCCAAGCTGCCCTACGAGCACGCCCGCGACGGCATCTCGCTGACCACGACCATCACCCCGGAAGGCCTGGGCCACCGCCCGGAGGAACGCGCCGGGAACCTGGTCGGCATCCTCGACGCCTACACGGCGGCCGGCGGCTTCCACATGAACGTGAACGTCCTGGACCGCGCCAAGCTCGAGGACGCCATGGAACACCCGGAGAACTACCCGGACCTGACCATCCGCGTCTCCGGATACGCCGTGAACTTCGTCCGCCTGACCCGTGAGCAGCAGCTCGACGTGATCAGCCGTACCTTCCACGGATCGCTGTGA
- the pflA gene encoding pyruvate formate-lyase-activating protein, translated as MSTTTKGRIHSWDLSTGVDGPGTRFVLFFSGCPLRCLYCANPDTWHMRDGKEVTVDEVMAEIDKYRPFVTAAGGGVTLTGGEPLLQSAFAAAVLRRCKEAGLHTALDTSGFLGARATDELLADVDLVLLDIKSFDVGTYRKLTGGELSPTLNFATRLDRLGVPMWIRYVLVPGWTDAPEPVDGLAHFVAGLPAVQRVDILPFHRLGAAKYASLGIPFPLENTPRPSAELIERVREQFRAQGVAAH; from the coding sequence GTGAGCACGACGACGAAAGGCCGGATCCACTCCTGGGACCTGTCCACCGGCGTGGACGGTCCCGGGACCCGGTTCGTCCTCTTCTTCAGCGGCTGCCCGCTGCGCTGCCTGTACTGCGCCAACCCGGACACCTGGCACATGCGCGACGGCAAGGAGGTCACGGTCGACGAGGTGATGGCCGAGATCGACAAGTACCGGCCGTTCGTCACCGCGGCCGGCGGCGGAGTGACCCTCACCGGCGGTGAGCCGCTCCTCCAGTCCGCCTTCGCCGCGGCGGTGCTCCGGCGCTGCAAGGAGGCGGGACTGCACACCGCCCTCGACACCTCCGGCTTCCTCGGCGCCCGCGCCACCGACGAACTCCTCGCGGACGTCGACCTGGTCCTGCTGGACATCAAGTCCTTCGACGTCGGCACGTACCGAAAACTGACCGGAGGCGAACTCTCACCCACCCTGAACTTCGCCACCCGCCTCGACCGGCTCGGCGTCCCGATGTGGATCCGCTACGTCCTGGTCCCCGGCTGGACCGACGCACCCGAACCCGTCGACGGCCTGGCCCACTTCGTCGCCGGGCTCCCCGCCGTCCAGCGCGTCGACATCCTTCCGTTCCACAGACTCGGCGCCGCGAAGTACGCCTCGCTCGGCATTCCCTTCCCCCTGGAGAACACCCCCCGCCCGTCCGCCGAACTCATCGAGCGGGTGCGAGAGCAGTTCCGTGCCCAGGGTGTGGCGGCCCACTGA
- a CDS encoding universal stress protein, translating to MPRTVTVGLDGSPQSRAAAEWAAREAKLLDLPLKIVHVWEPVPEPMAQAPLLGTETHQHWTERIPREAADGLRLRHPGVEVTSEQLSGSPGEALTEAGKSAELLVLGSRRLGGVGGFMVGSVGLSVVAHAERPVVLIRAGEQAADEHEMDPAGIPSAATPFQPVVLGLDTDHPDETLIRFAFDAAVRRGTSLRVVHAWYPPPYYAYGTPANPALNEALALNDAQNLTVALRPWRHKYPDVEVTEESRYGSPAVHLVEASQAASLVVVGRRIRRSPLGAHIGHVTHAVLHHSTAPVAVVAHG from the coding sequence ATGCCCCGCACCGTCACCGTAGGTCTCGACGGCTCGCCCCAAAGCCGCGCCGCGGCCGAATGGGCAGCTCGCGAAGCCAAGTTGCTCGATCTGCCGCTGAAGATCGTCCATGTCTGGGAGCCGGTCCCCGAGCCCATGGCACAGGCCCCGCTGCTCGGGACCGAGACCCACCAGCACTGGACCGAACGCATTCCCCGCGAGGCGGCCGACGGCCTCCGTCTGCGCCACCCCGGCGTCGAGGTGACCAGCGAGCAGCTCTCCGGCAGCCCCGGCGAGGCGCTGACCGAGGCGGGGAAGAGCGCCGAACTGCTCGTCCTCGGCTCGCGCCGCCTCGGCGGGGTCGGCGGCTTCATGGTCGGCTCCGTCGGACTGAGCGTCGTCGCCCACGCCGAACGCCCCGTCGTACTGATCAGAGCCGGTGAACAGGCTGCCGACGAACACGAGATGGACCCGGCGGGCATCCCGTCCGCCGCGACACCGTTCCAGCCCGTGGTCCTGGGCCTGGACACCGACCACCCAGACGAGACACTGATCCGGTTCGCCTTCGACGCAGCCGTACGCCGTGGTACCTCCCTGCGCGTCGTGCACGCCTGGTACCCGCCGCCGTACTACGCATACGGCACACCCGCCAATCCCGCCCTCAACGAAGCGCTGGCCCTGAACGACGCCCAGAACCTGACCGTGGCGCTGCGCCCCTGGCGGCACAAGTACCCGGACGTCGAGGTCACCGAGGAGTCCCGGTACGGCAGCCCCGCCGTGCACCTCGTCGAGGCCTCGCAGGCGGCCTCGCTGGTGGTCGTGGGCCGGCGGATCCGCCGCAGCCCCCTCGGCGCGCACATCGGCCACGTCACGCACGCCGTCCTGCACCACTCCACCGCCCCCGTCGCCGTCGTGGCCCACGGCTGA
- the adhP gene encoding alcohol dehydrogenase AdhP yields MKAAVVRAFGEPLVIEERPDPEPGAGQVRIRVEASGLCHTDIHAAHGDWPIRPNPPFVPGHEGVGVVEELGEGVTHLRVGERVAVPWLGWACGRCEHCLSGWETLCERQVNTGYGCDGGYAEKMLAWADFAQPVPPGISAVEAAPLTCAGVTTYKALKVAQVRPAQLVAISGIGGLGHLAVQYAKIAGAQVAAIDVTDDKLELAAELGADLVIDARTEDVGEVLKRYGGAHAALALAVNDAAFEAANAGLRRGGRLVMVALPAHGTVRVPIFDTVLNGTSVIGSIVGTRQDLAEVFQLHAAGRTRVICETRPLSSVNESIDEVLRGQVKARIVFDLGAGR; encoded by the coding sequence ATGAAGGCAGCGGTCGTACGGGCCTTTGGTGAGCCCCTGGTGATCGAGGAGCGTCCGGATCCCGAGCCGGGCGCCGGTCAGGTGCGAATCCGGGTGGAGGCCTCCGGGCTGTGCCACACCGACATCCACGCGGCACACGGCGACTGGCCCATCCGGCCGAACCCGCCGTTCGTGCCCGGCCACGAGGGCGTGGGCGTGGTGGAGGAACTCGGCGAGGGCGTCACACACCTGAGGGTGGGCGAGCGGGTGGCGGTGCCCTGGCTGGGCTGGGCGTGCGGGCGGTGCGAGCACTGCCTGTCCGGCTGGGAGACGCTGTGCGAGCGGCAGGTCAACACCGGGTACGGCTGTGACGGCGGCTATGCGGAGAAGATGCTCGCCTGGGCGGACTTCGCGCAGCCGGTGCCGCCGGGCATCAGCGCGGTGGAGGCGGCCCCGCTGACCTGTGCCGGGGTGACCACCTACAAGGCGCTGAAGGTCGCACAGGTGCGGCCGGCGCAGCTGGTCGCCATCTCGGGGATCGGCGGGCTGGGGCATCTGGCGGTGCAGTACGCGAAGATCGCCGGCGCGCAGGTGGCCGCGATCGACGTCACCGACGACAAGCTGGAACTGGCCGCCGAACTGGGCGCGGACCTGGTCATCGACGCCCGTACGGAGGACGTGGGCGAGGTGCTCAAGCGGTACGGCGGGGCGCACGCGGCGCTGGCGCTGGCGGTGAACGACGCCGCGTTCGAGGCGGCCAACGCCGGGCTGCGGCGCGGCGGCCGGCTGGTCATGGTGGCGCTGCCGGCACACGGCACGGTGCGCGTCCCGATCTTCGACACGGTGCTGAACGGGACGTCGGTGATCGGTTCGATCGTGGGCACCCGGCAGGACCTGGCCGAGGTGTTCCAACTGCACGCCGCCGGGCGGACACGGGTCATCTGCGAGACCCGGCCGCTGTCCTCGGTCAACGAGTCCATCGACGAGGTGCTGCGCGGACAGGTCAAGGCACGGATCGTGTTCGATCTCGGAGCGGGGCGGTGA